GTGTCCGGCGAGATCGAGCACCTTCCGACCGGTTGCGGAATCCCATACCCGAGCGACGTTGTCCGTGTACATCCCCCCGGACACGACTCGCGCCCCGTCCGGGGACCATGTCGCGTCGCTGATCTCGTACAGGTGCCCGCTGGTCTCTGAAAGCCGTTCACCCGTTGCAGGGTTCCAGACACTTACCCGCGTTCCCTCTGCAACGAACAACCGTTCACCGTTACCCGCGAACGCGAGATCCTGGACGCGGTATTCACGGACTTGTATGTCCCTGAGTTTCTTCCGCGTGGTTACATCCCACAAGCGAATGGTGGCTAATCGATCGAGCCCCGCTAGTGTCTTGCTGTCCGGGGAGAAAGCCAGTACTCCCCCGGTACCGTTCAACCTCGGTTGATCGAATAAACCGGGAAGTTCTTTGCCGGTACTCAAATCCCAAACTCGCACCCCCCGCGCGGCGCGGTCTTCGCACGCGAGGAGTTTCCCGTCTGGGGACAGGGCAACGGCTTCGCCGAGCGGACGGTCGTTCGCGGGGCGTTCGAGAAGAAGTTTCGCACCCGCTACGTTCCACACCCGGATCGATCCGTCGCTACCGTAGAGTGCAAATACCTTCGCATCGGCAGAGAAGTGGAACTGCCGGTGGGAAATTACGCCGGGTTGTTCCCCGAAATCGGTCCAACGGTCCGTGGCGGCGCTCCAGACACCGAGAACAAGTGGCCCACGCCCGTCTGCTTGATCGCGCCGGAACGCGGCCAGCGACTTGCCGTCCGGAGCGATAGGGCTCGGCCCCACGCCGATCGGTGGCAAAGAGCGAATTTCTTCACCCGTAACCGGGTTGAGAAGTCGGACCCGCTCCTTGTCAAATTCCCACACAATGGCCGCGAGCGAGCTACCACAGATCGTGAGTTCGCACAGAACGTTTTTGGGATCGCGCTTGGCCAACCCGGTCCAGAGCGGAACCGGACTTCCCGTTTGACCGTCCCACAGTTTGTACCCATCACGGCCCCGGGACGCGACCAACTTCCCGTCCGGACTCACGACTAACCGATCGATCGTTGCGCCGTGATGAAAGCGAATCGAGCCGAGTCGCGCAACCGCGCCCGGTGGGAGCGGGTCGCCGAACGCATCGGTTGTTGGCGCGGGGGCCGCTTTCGCAACGGGTTGCGCCGCGCTCGCGGCCGGCGCGGGAGCGAAAGCAGGCGGGCCTTCGACCGGTTGGCCGGCCGCAGCAAGCACGAACGCCAGCGTGGTTACGACCGGGGTGAGCAGCACCGTGCGCCACCGGATGCTTTGCCCGATGAGCGCGGCGAACACTGGCGGTGCCCCCACACTGGTACTCACTGTTACGACCCGGACCGCGCTCGCCACGAGCGCCGCGGGCACGGGCTGTGGCGCGCCAACAACGAGCGCCGGAACTGTCAGCGGTAAGCCGTATCGCGCGAGGCGCCGACGGAGCCGCTCGCGGCCTCGGTCGAGGCGCCCACGCAATACACCGGGTTCGCACCCGATCCGCTGCGCGGCTTCTTCGTGCGTCAGTTCCAGGAGGTAGCACAGCACCAGCTGAAGTCTGTAATTCTCCGGAAGGGCCGCGATCTCGGTGTCGAGTACCTCTCGCACTTCCTTCCACGTGAGGTCCTCGGGCGCGGGAGGCGGAACTCGTCGAGCCGCTTCGCGTTTGCGGCGCCGGTCCTCCCCGCGCCGCGCACGCTGAGCGATCCGGACCGCTGCTGCGTGCAACCAGCCGGCCAGTGATCCGGGCCGTGTCAGGCGGTGAGCCGATCGTACCAGGAGCAAGAACACCGCTTGAAACGCATCGTCTGCCGCGGATTCACCCAGGACGTGCCGACACGTGCGGAGAACGAGTGGGCCATTGCGCCGAACCAGCTCCGTGAACGCGGCCTCGTTTCGGTCCGCGGCGAATCGCTGGAGCAACTCGGTATCGCTCGGAGCGCCTTCGTTGTGTAAAGCGATGTCGCGGGCGAGATGGATCAGGCGGGCGGCGCCGGACATGAAAGAACCTCCGAGGGGTGTTC
This region of Gemmata massiliana genomic DNA includes:
- a CDS encoding sigma-70 family RNA polymerase sigma factor yields the protein MSGAARLIHLARDIALHNEGAPSDTELLQRFAADRNEAAFTELVRRNGPLVLRTCRHVLGESAADDAFQAVFLLLVRSAHRLTRPGSLAGWLHAAAVRIAQRARRGEDRRRKREAARRVPPPAPEDLTWKEVREVLDTEIAALPENYRLQLVLCYLLELTHEEAAQRIGCEPGVLRGRLDRGRERLRRRLARYGLPLTVPALVVGAPQPVPAALVASAVRVVTVSTSVGAPPVFAALIGQSIRWRTVLLTPVVTTLAFVLAAAGQPVEGPPAFAPAPAASAAQPVAKAAPAPTTDAFGDPLPPGAVARLGSIRFHHGATIDRLVVSPDGKLVASRGRDGYKLWDGQTGSPVPLWTGLAKRDPKNVLCELTICGSSLAAIVWEFDKERVRLLNPVTGEEIRSLPPIGVGPSPIAPDGKSLAAFRRDQADGRGPLVLGVWSAATDRWTDFGEQPGVISHRQFHFSADAKVFALYGSDGSIRVWNVAGAKLLLERPANDRPLGEAVALSPDGKLLACEDRAARGVRVWDLSTGKELPGLFDQPRLNGTGGVLAFSPDSKTLAGLDRLATIRLWDVTTRKKLRDIQVREYRVQDLAFAGNGERLFVAEGTRVSVWNPATGERLSETSGHLYEISDATWSPDGARVVSGGMYTDNVARVWDSATGRKVLDLAGHKSGVLRTAYSPDGAVLATGGQDGTVRLWEPGTGKELHSFAAKDGMVYALAFTPDGRFLVSGGQTSLHVWDVAGRNEARTIPNRGGRPVQLTFLQHGKRVLVRDNEVAARVLDFATGKEEFRLAQRWPGTVAVSPDERYLALSSKDGAVGLADAGTGRELRVLVESLSSDIGERSPTLEFSPDGRTLATYRNGGVRVYEVATGLERLRCLGHGTQIEGVRFSPDGTRLCTFALDRTLLIWDVTSERLAPAPPPNCVDAAWTDLAVLDARKGFAAIRYLTAHPAAALKFIADRVKPSAPVDPKIVAGLIAKLGSSDFTERERASKELTVLAPIAATQLCEAAGKSDVPEVRTRLNAILKETRLSGEHLRALRAAEVLERIGTPEAQKVLTRLATGDPDFVLTRDAAGALSRLKAKK